A DNA window from Drosophila biarmipes strain raj3 chromosome 2R, RU_DBia_V1.1, whole genome shotgun sequence contains the following coding sequences:
- the LOC108022350 gene encoding pneumococcal serine-rich repeat protein isoform X2: MANVVNMNSLLNGKDSRWLQLEVCREFQRNKCSRQDTECKFAHPPANVEVQNGKVTACYDSIKGRCNRDKPPCKYFHPPQHLKDQLLINGRNHLALKNALMQQMGIAPGQPVISGQVPAVATNPYLTGIPANSYSPYYTTGHLVPALLGPDPSAVASQLGPVVPQTVQVAQQKIPRSDRLEVCREFLRGACKRAESECRFAHPQETVARHDDGSITVCMDAVKGRCARDPCRYFHPPLHLQAQLKAAQTRATAVAAAAATSPLTAHHHQQQQQLQHQLNNITNNNHSTAGAAATSTTATTTTNNAAAAAAAAAAAAAAAAVMGHHPLEVGKKRAADTTDMFPLMDVKTVGSFYYENFQFSGMVPFKRPAAEKSGIPVYQPGATAYQQLMQPYVPVSCEYPQQQQPPPQQQQLHQQQQQNVLLQQQLQLSSAITTTSTTATASNINMINNINNKSIMNAVIATANIIPSSSAATTTTASSPSTSLASATTTTTVTAISNPNDSDPDQGQDRDQDQDSDRNADQDRELDSAADGEADHADQASNQDRSDQTNLNLNPNPSQNPSPSNDCNTTRTISPKPDTAVATTADPLDTLAPAAAALSATPPHGQSPPPNSPPQGDSLLPLPNGLGDNNNYLSYINNNLNSGQLKSANPEESLNGDLESGSVSNAASAVASRSYAKQNGEGYSRYSLNGHSTGILPTPTSTTSAPPVSYHSQVQTQSQVQAQAQAQVQGLQRINYAMPAYSYGNLYSPYGGATSTMVSLPSATPSYAQAQMQHQQQQQQAQVQAQVQAQAQAAYAQQAYAAYAAAAGLAPQASAAGGYYPDPAALAKEVAHKNYAMKVASAAKPGASSAAAAAAYTGLTLNKSYAAGPQAVQAAQPQAVSMAALLQMQAQAQAQAQAQAQAQAQAQAQAQAQLRQLGSLPTAATPVAGTPVRSVPAGSVSAGQYQSAALLRAPSPMPYGQAQSYFYPGTMVPTAAAYAIPQTQAVAAQQYAAAAAAAAAAAQAGTPGSAMVLNPYKKMKTS; encoded by the exons GGCCGCTGTAATCGTGATAAACCGCcgtgcaaatattttcatcCACCACAGCATCTGAAGGATCAGCTATTGATAAACGGACGCAATCATTTGGCCCTCAAGAATGCACTGATGCAACAGATGGGCATCGCGCCCGGCCAGCCGGTCATATCGGGCCAAGTGCCAGCCGTG GCCACAAATCCCTATCTGACCGGCATCCCGGCCAACTCGTACAGCCCGTACTACACAACGGGACACCTGGTGCCCGCCTTGCTGGGCCCGGATCCCTCGGCCGTGGCCTCCCAGCTGGGACCCGTGGTGCCCCAGACAGTGCAGGTGGCCCAGCAGAAAATACCACGTTCCGACAGATTAGAG GTGTGCCGCGAATTCCTGCGCGGCGCCTGCAAGCGGGCGGAGTCCGAGTGCCGGTTCGCCCACCCGCAGGAGACCGTCGCCAGGCACGACGACGGCTCGATAACGGTTTGCATGGACGCCGTGAAGGGCAGGTGCGCACGCGACCCCTGCCGCTACTTCCATCCCCCCCTGCACCTACAGGCACAATTAAAAGCGGCCCAAACACGCGCCACCGCTgtcgctgctgcagctgcg ACCTCACCCCTGACGGCACACCatcaccagcaacaacaacaattgcaaCACCAGCTGAACAACatcaccaacaacaaccacagcaCCGCTGGCGCAGCAGCCACCtcgacaacagcaacaaccaccACAAACaacgccgctgccgccgccgccgctgctgccgccgccgctgccgccgccgccgtaaTGGGCCACCACCCACTGGAAGTGGGCAAGAAGCGGGCGGCGGACACGACCGATATGTTTCCACTg ATGGATGTTAAAACGGTTGGTTCATTTTACTATGAAAACTTC CAATTCTCTGGCATGGTCCCGTTCAAACGTCCAGCTGCCGAAAAGTCTGGCATTCCAGTTTATCAGCCCGGTGCGACCGCCTATCAGCAGTTAATGCAGCCCTATGTGCCAGTCTCATGTGAGTAtccccaacaacaacaaccaccaccacaacaacaacaactacatcaacaacaacaacaaaatgtactactacaacaacaactacaattAAGTAGCGccataacaacaacaagtacaacagcaacagccagTAATATCAATatgattaataatattaacaatAAAAGTATCATGAACGCTGTAATCGCTACTGCCAATATAAtaccatcatcatcagcagcaacaacgacaacaGCCTCATCACCATCAACGTCATTAGCatcggcaacaacaaccacaacagtAACAGCCATTTCTAATCCTAACGATAGTGACCCTGATCAAGGCCAAGACCGCGATCAAGATCAAGATTCCGATCGCAATGCAGATCAAGACAGAGAGCTCGACAGTGCTGCTGATGGTGAAGCCGACCATGCGGATCAGGCCAGCAATCAAGACCGTAGTGACCAAacgaatctgaatctgaatccgaatccgagcCAGAACCCAAGTCCCTCTAACGATTGTAACACAACACGAACAATCTCACCCAAGCCAGACACAGCAGTAGCAACCACAGCAGATCCACTAGATACACTAGcccctgcagcagcagcattatCCGCCACGCCCCCCCACGGCCAGTCGCCGCCCCCGAACTCCCCTCCTCAAGGCGACAGTCTCCTGCCCCTGCCCAACGGGTTGGGCGACAATAACAACTACTTGTCCTACATCAACAACAATCTTAACAGCGGTCAGCTGAAGTCGGCTAATCCCGAAGAGTCCCTTAACGGGGATCTAGAGAGTGGGAGTGTTTCGAACgcagcatcagcagtagcATCCCGCAGCTATGCCAAGCAGAACGGCGAGGGCTATTCGAGGTACTCGCTCAATGGCCACAGCACTGGCATTCTGCCCACACCCACTTCTACCACCTCGGCTCCCCCGGTCTCCTACCACTCCCAGGTGCAGACCCAGTCGCAGGTTCAGGCTCAAGCCCAAGCTCAGGTTCAGGGACTGCAGCGCATCAACTACGCCATGCCCGCCTACAGCTATGGCAACCTCTACTCCCCCTACGGAGGAGCCACCTCCACCATGGTGAGCCTGCCCAGTGCCACGCCCTCCTACGCCCAGGCTCAGatgcagcaccagcagcagcagcaacaagccCAAGTCCAGGCCCAAGTTCAGGCCCAGGCTCAGGCTGCCTACGCCCAGCAGGCCTATGCCGCCTATGCGGCTGCCGCTGGCCTGGCTCCTCAGGCCTCCGCGGCTGGGGGTTACTACCCCGATCCCGCTGCCCTGGCCAAGGAGGTGGCCCACAAGAACTACGCCATGAAGGTGGCCAGTGCGGCCAAGCCGGGAGCCTCCTCCGCCGCGGCAGCTGCTGCCTACACAGGACTGACCCTGAACAAGAGCTATGCAGCCGGTCCCCAGGCTGTCCAGGCAGCTCAGCCCCAGGCCGTTTCCATGGCAGCTCTACTTCAAATGCAGGCTCAGGCTCAAGCCCAGGCTCAGGCCCAGGCtcaggcccaggcccaggcaCAAGCCCAAGCCCAGGCACAACTACGTCAGCTGGGATCCCTCCCCACTGCCGCCACACCTGTGGCCGGAACTCCCGTGCGTTCGGTACCAGCTGGCTCCGTGAGTGCGGGTCAATATCAATCCGCTGCCCTGCTGAGAGCACCCTCTCCCATGCCCTATGGCCAGGCCCAGAGCTACTTCTATCCCGGCACCATGGTGCCCACCGCTGCGGCCTATGCCATCCCACAAACCCAGGCTGTTGCGGCGCAACAGtatgcagcagctgctgctgcagcggcaGCTGCCGCCCAGGCAGGAACCCCCGGCAGTGCTATGGTCCTGAACCCCTACAAAAAGATGAAGACCTCCTAA
- the LOC108022350 gene encoding pneumococcal serine-rich repeat protein isoform X4 — MANVVNMNSLLNGKDSRWLQLEVCREFQRNKCSRQDTECKFAHPPANVEVQNGKVTACYDSIKGRCNRDKPPCKYFHPPQHLKDQLLINGRNHLALKNALMQQMGIAPGQPVISGQVPAVATNPYLTGIPANSYSPYYTTGHLVPALLGPDPSAVASQLGPVVPQTVQVAQQKIPRSDRLEVCREFLRGACKRAESECRFAHPQETVARHDDGSITVCMDAVKGRCARDPCRYFHPPLHLQAQLKAAQTRATAVAAAAATSPLTAHHHQQQQQLQHQLNNITNNNHSTAGAAATSTTATTTTNNAAAAAAAAAAAAAAAAVMGHHPLEVGKKRAADTTDMFPLQFSGMVPFKRPAAEKSGIPVYQPGATAYQQLMQPYVPVSCEYPQQQQPPPQQQQLHQQQQQNVLLQQQLQLSSAITTTSTTATASNINMINNINNKSIMNAVIATANIIPSSSAATTTTASSPSTSLASATTTTTVTAISNPNDSDPDQGQDRDQDQDSDRNADQDRELDSAADGEADHADQASNQDRSDQTNLNLNPNPSQNPSPSNDCNTTRTISPKPDTAVATTADPLDTLAPAAAALSATPPHGQSPPPNSPPQGDSLLPLPNGLGDNNNYLSYINNNLNSGQLKSANPEESLNGDLESGSVSNAASAVASRSYAKQNGEGYSRYSLNGHSTGILPTPTSTTSAPPVSYHSQVQTQSQVQAQAQAQVQGLQRINYAMPAYSYGNLYSPYGGATSTMVSLPSATPSYAQAQMQHQQQQQQAQVQAQVQAQAQAAYAQQAYAAYAAAAGLAPQASAAGGYYPDPAALAKEVAHKNYAMKVASAAKPGASSAAAAAAYTGLTLNKSYAAGPQAVQAAQPQAVSMAALLQMQAQAQAQAQAQAQAQAQAQAQAQAQLRQLGSLPTAATPVAGTPVRSVPAGSVSAGQYQSAALLRAPSPMPYGQAQSYFYPGTMVPTAAAYAIPQTQAVAAQQYAAAAAAAAAAAQAGTPGSAMVLNPYKKMKTS; from the exons GGCCGCTGTAATCGTGATAAACCGCcgtgcaaatattttcatcCACCACAGCATCTGAAGGATCAGCTATTGATAAACGGACGCAATCATTTGGCCCTCAAGAATGCACTGATGCAACAGATGGGCATCGCGCCCGGCCAGCCGGTCATATCGGGCCAAGTGCCAGCCGTG GCCACAAATCCCTATCTGACCGGCATCCCGGCCAACTCGTACAGCCCGTACTACACAACGGGACACCTGGTGCCCGCCTTGCTGGGCCCGGATCCCTCGGCCGTGGCCTCCCAGCTGGGACCCGTGGTGCCCCAGACAGTGCAGGTGGCCCAGCAGAAAATACCACGTTCCGACAGATTAGAG GTGTGCCGCGAATTCCTGCGCGGCGCCTGCAAGCGGGCGGAGTCCGAGTGCCGGTTCGCCCACCCGCAGGAGACCGTCGCCAGGCACGACGACGGCTCGATAACGGTTTGCATGGACGCCGTGAAGGGCAGGTGCGCACGCGACCCCTGCCGCTACTTCCATCCCCCCCTGCACCTACAGGCACAATTAAAAGCGGCCCAAACACGCGCCACCGCTgtcgctgctgcagctgcg ACCTCACCCCTGACGGCACACCatcaccagcaacaacaacaattgcaaCACCAGCTGAACAACatcaccaacaacaaccacagcaCCGCTGGCGCAGCAGCCACCtcgacaacagcaacaaccaccACAAACaacgccgctgccgccgccgccgctgctgccgccgccgctgccgccgccgccgtaaTGGGCCACCACCCACTGGAAGTGGGCAAGAAGCGGGCGGCGGACACGACCGATATGTTTCCACTg CAATTCTCTGGCATGGTCCCGTTCAAACGTCCAGCTGCCGAAAAGTCTGGCATTCCAGTTTATCAGCCCGGTGCGACCGCCTATCAGCAGTTAATGCAGCCCTATGTGCCAGTCTCATGTGAGTAtccccaacaacaacaaccaccaccacaacaacaacaactacatcaacaacaacaacaaaatgtactactacaacaacaactacaattAAGTAGCGccataacaacaacaagtacaacagcaacagccagTAATATCAATatgattaataatattaacaatAAAAGTATCATGAACGCTGTAATCGCTACTGCCAATATAAtaccatcatcatcagcagcaacaacgacaacaGCCTCATCACCATCAACGTCATTAGCatcggcaacaacaaccacaacagtAACAGCCATTTCTAATCCTAACGATAGTGACCCTGATCAAGGCCAAGACCGCGATCAAGATCAAGATTCCGATCGCAATGCAGATCAAGACAGAGAGCTCGACAGTGCTGCTGATGGTGAAGCCGACCATGCGGATCAGGCCAGCAATCAAGACCGTAGTGACCAAacgaatctgaatctgaatccgaatccgagcCAGAACCCAAGTCCCTCTAACGATTGTAACACAACACGAACAATCTCACCCAAGCCAGACACAGCAGTAGCAACCACAGCAGATCCACTAGATACACTAGcccctgcagcagcagcattatCCGCCACGCCCCCCCACGGCCAGTCGCCGCCCCCGAACTCCCCTCCTCAAGGCGACAGTCTCCTGCCCCTGCCCAACGGGTTGGGCGACAATAACAACTACTTGTCCTACATCAACAACAATCTTAACAGCGGTCAGCTGAAGTCGGCTAATCCCGAAGAGTCCCTTAACGGGGATCTAGAGAGTGGGAGTGTTTCGAACgcagcatcagcagtagcATCCCGCAGCTATGCCAAGCAGAACGGCGAGGGCTATTCGAGGTACTCGCTCAATGGCCACAGCACTGGCATTCTGCCCACACCCACTTCTACCACCTCGGCTCCCCCGGTCTCCTACCACTCCCAGGTGCAGACCCAGTCGCAGGTTCAGGCTCAAGCCCAAGCTCAGGTTCAGGGACTGCAGCGCATCAACTACGCCATGCCCGCCTACAGCTATGGCAACCTCTACTCCCCCTACGGAGGAGCCACCTCCACCATGGTGAGCCTGCCCAGTGCCACGCCCTCCTACGCCCAGGCTCAGatgcagcaccagcagcagcagcaacaagccCAAGTCCAGGCCCAAGTTCAGGCCCAGGCTCAGGCTGCCTACGCCCAGCAGGCCTATGCCGCCTATGCGGCTGCCGCTGGCCTGGCTCCTCAGGCCTCCGCGGCTGGGGGTTACTACCCCGATCCCGCTGCCCTGGCCAAGGAGGTGGCCCACAAGAACTACGCCATGAAGGTGGCCAGTGCGGCCAAGCCGGGAGCCTCCTCCGCCGCGGCAGCTGCTGCCTACACAGGACTGACCCTGAACAAGAGCTATGCAGCCGGTCCCCAGGCTGTCCAGGCAGCTCAGCCCCAGGCCGTTTCCATGGCAGCTCTACTTCAAATGCAGGCTCAGGCTCAAGCCCAGGCTCAGGCCCAGGCtcaggcccaggcccaggcaCAAGCCCAAGCCCAGGCACAACTACGTCAGCTGGGATCCCTCCCCACTGCCGCCACACCTGTGGCCGGAACTCCCGTGCGTTCGGTACCAGCTGGCTCCGTGAGTGCGGGTCAATATCAATCCGCTGCCCTGCTGAGAGCACCCTCTCCCATGCCCTATGGCCAGGCCCAGAGCTACTTCTATCCCGGCACCATGGTGCCCACCGCTGCGGCCTATGCCATCCCACAAACCCAGGCTGTTGCGGCGCAACAGtatgcagcagctgctgctgcagcggcaGCTGCCGCCCAGGCAGGAACCCCCGGCAGTGCTATGGTCCTGAACCCCTACAAAAAGATGAAGACCTCCTAA
- the LOC108022350 gene encoding pneumococcal serine-rich repeat protein isoform X7 produces MANVVNMNSLLNGKDSRWLQLEVCREFQRNKCSRQDTECKFAHPPANVEVQNGKVTACYDSIKAAQLLDMDNFKGRCNRDKPPCKYFHPPQHLKDQLLINGRNHLALKNALMQQMGIAPGQPVISGQVPAVATNPYLTGIPANSYSPYYTTGHLVPALLGPDPSAVASQLGPVVPQTVQVAQQKIPRSDRLEVCREFLRGACKRAESECRFAHPQETVARHDDGSITVCMDAVKGRCARDPCRYFHPPLHLQAQLKAAQTRATAVAAAAAMDVKTVGSFYYENFQFSGMVPFKRPAAEKSGIPVYQPGATAYQQLMQPYVPVSCEYPQQQQPPPQQQQLHQQQQQNVLLQQQLQLSSAITTTSTTATASNINMINNINNKSIMNAVIATANIIPSSSAATTTTASSPSTSLASATTTTTVTAISNPNDSDPDQGQDRDQDQDSDRNADQDRELDSAADGEADHADQASNQDRSDQTNLNLNPNPSQNPSPSNDCNTTRTISPKPDTAVATTADPLDTLAPAAAALSATPPHGQSPPPNSPPQGDSLLPLPNGLGDNNNYLSYINNNLNSGQLKSANPEESLNGDLESGSVSNAASAVASRSYAKQNGEGYSRYSLNGHSTGILPTPTSTTSAPPVSYHSQVQTQSQVQAQAQAQVQGLQRINYAMPAYSYGNLYSPYGGATSTMVSLPSATPSYAQAQMQHQQQQQQAQVQAQVQAQAQAAYAQQAYAAYAAAAGLAPQASAAGGYYPDPAALAKEVAHKNYAMKVASAAKPGASSAAAAAAYTGLTLNKSYAAGPQAVQAAQPQAVSMAALLQMQAQAQAQAQAQAQAQAQAQAQAQAQLRQLGSLPTAATPVAGTPVRSVPAGSVSAGQYQSAALLRAPSPMPYGQAQSYFYPGTMVPTAAAYAIPQTQAVAAQQYAAAAAAAAAAAQAGTPGSAMVLNPYKKMKTS; encoded by the exons GGCCGCTGTAATCGTGATAAACCGCcgtgcaaatattttcatcCACCACAGCATCTGAAGGATCAGCTATTGATAAACGGACGCAATCATTTGGCCCTCAAGAATGCACTGATGCAACAGATGGGCATCGCGCCCGGCCAGCCGGTCATATCGGGCCAAGTGCCAGCCGTG GCCACAAATCCCTATCTGACCGGCATCCCGGCCAACTCGTACAGCCCGTACTACACAACGGGACACCTGGTGCCCGCCTTGCTGGGCCCGGATCCCTCGGCCGTGGCCTCCCAGCTGGGACCCGTGGTGCCCCAGACAGTGCAGGTGGCCCAGCAGAAAATACCACGTTCCGACAGATTAGAG GTGTGCCGCGAATTCCTGCGCGGCGCCTGCAAGCGGGCGGAGTCCGAGTGCCGGTTCGCCCACCCGCAGGAGACCGTCGCCAGGCACGACGACGGCTCGATAACGGTTTGCATGGACGCCGTGAAGGGCAGGTGCGCACGCGACCCCTGCCGCTACTTCCATCCCCCCCTGCACCTACAGGCACAATTAAAAGCGGCCCAAACACGCGCCACCGCTgtcgctgctgcagctgcg ATGGATGTTAAAACGGTTGGTTCATTTTACTATGAAAACTTC CAATTCTCTGGCATGGTCCCGTTCAAACGTCCAGCTGCCGAAAAGTCTGGCATTCCAGTTTATCAGCCCGGTGCGACCGCCTATCAGCAGTTAATGCAGCCCTATGTGCCAGTCTCATGTGAGTAtccccaacaacaacaaccaccaccacaacaacaacaactacatcaacaacaacaacaaaatgtactactacaacaacaactacaattAAGTAGCGccataacaacaacaagtacaacagcaacagccagTAATATCAATatgattaataatattaacaatAAAAGTATCATGAACGCTGTAATCGCTACTGCCAATATAAtaccatcatcatcagcagcaacaacgacaacaGCCTCATCACCATCAACGTCATTAGCatcggcaacaacaaccacaacagtAACAGCCATTTCTAATCCTAACGATAGTGACCCTGATCAAGGCCAAGACCGCGATCAAGATCAAGATTCCGATCGCAATGCAGATCAAGACAGAGAGCTCGACAGTGCTGCTGATGGTGAAGCCGACCATGCGGATCAGGCCAGCAATCAAGACCGTAGTGACCAAacgaatctgaatctgaatccgaatccgagcCAGAACCCAAGTCCCTCTAACGATTGTAACACAACACGAACAATCTCACCCAAGCCAGACACAGCAGTAGCAACCACAGCAGATCCACTAGATACACTAGcccctgcagcagcagcattatCCGCCACGCCCCCCCACGGCCAGTCGCCGCCCCCGAACTCCCCTCCTCAAGGCGACAGTCTCCTGCCCCTGCCCAACGGGTTGGGCGACAATAACAACTACTTGTCCTACATCAACAACAATCTTAACAGCGGTCAGCTGAAGTCGGCTAATCCCGAAGAGTCCCTTAACGGGGATCTAGAGAGTGGGAGTGTTTCGAACgcagcatcagcagtagcATCCCGCAGCTATGCCAAGCAGAACGGCGAGGGCTATTCGAGGTACTCGCTCAATGGCCACAGCACTGGCATTCTGCCCACACCCACTTCTACCACCTCGGCTCCCCCGGTCTCCTACCACTCCCAGGTGCAGACCCAGTCGCAGGTTCAGGCTCAAGCCCAAGCTCAGGTTCAGGGACTGCAGCGCATCAACTACGCCATGCCCGCCTACAGCTATGGCAACCTCTACTCCCCCTACGGAGGAGCCACCTCCACCATGGTGAGCCTGCCCAGTGCCACGCCCTCCTACGCCCAGGCTCAGatgcagcaccagcagcagcagcaacaagccCAAGTCCAGGCCCAAGTTCAGGCCCAGGCTCAGGCTGCCTACGCCCAGCAGGCCTATGCCGCCTATGCGGCTGCCGCTGGCCTGGCTCCTCAGGCCTCCGCGGCTGGGGGTTACTACCCCGATCCCGCTGCCCTGGCCAAGGAGGTGGCCCACAAGAACTACGCCATGAAGGTGGCCAGTGCGGCCAAGCCGGGAGCCTCCTCCGCCGCGGCAGCTGCTGCCTACACAGGACTGACCCTGAACAAGAGCTATGCAGCCGGTCCCCAGGCTGTCCAGGCAGCTCAGCCCCAGGCCGTTTCCATGGCAGCTCTACTTCAAATGCAGGCTCAGGCTCAAGCCCAGGCTCAGGCCCAGGCtcaggcccaggcccaggcaCAAGCCCAAGCCCAGGCACAACTACGTCAGCTGGGATCCCTCCCCACTGCCGCCACACCTGTGGCCGGAACTCCCGTGCGTTCGGTACCAGCTGGCTCCGTGAGTGCGGGTCAATATCAATCCGCTGCCCTGCTGAGAGCACCCTCTCCCATGCCCTATGGCCAGGCCCAGAGCTACTTCTATCCCGGCACCATGGTGCCCACCGCTGCGGCCTATGCCATCCCACAAACCCAGGCTGTTGCGGCGCAACAGtatgcagcagctgctgctgcagcggcaGCTGCCGCCCAGGCAGGAACCCCCGGCAGTGCTATGGTCCTGAACCCCTACAAAAAGATGAAGACCTCCTAA